A genomic segment from Heptranchias perlo isolate sHepPer1 chromosome 18, sHepPer1.hap1, whole genome shotgun sequence encodes:
- the pex26 gene encoding peroxisome assembly protein 26: MVLYSKVGEPGRMQQAVGSWLKCWASPSAPGCSAGLVLVLELYLLHVLLPLGLFEEAEEVILDTAVLTDEQREAAVRVVAQRRPEQVEHGSKGSAGSRSGDPADFSQRRHPAHNSLFKVIQQVLRLSRRCLHLVSLRKLLLVVLLAYLLIVRLDPASPAALSWLPSLQHFLRLMWNTMFAPYYKARIGK, encoded by the exons ATGGTTCTGTACAGTAAGGTTGGAGAGCCAGGCCGGATGCAGCAGGCAGTGGGCAGTTGGTTGAAATGCTGGGCCAGCCCGAGTGCCCCGGGCTGCAGTGCTgggctggtgctggtgctggagTTGTACCTGCTGCACGTGCTGCTGCCGCTTGGCCTTTtcgaagaggcggaggaggtgaTCCTGGACACGGCGGTGCTGACAGACGAACAGAGGGAGGCAGCGGTTCGAGTCGTTGCTCAGAGGAGGCCCGAGCAGGTGGAGCATGGGTCAAAAGGCTCAGCGGGCAGCAGGAGCGGGGATCCAGCAGACTTCAGCCAGCGCAGACACCCAG cACACAACTCGCTGTTCAAGGTTATTCAGCAAGTGCTGAGGCTGTCCCGCAGGTGCCTGCATTTGGTGTCTCTTCGCAAACTGCTTCTGGTTGTGCTCTTAGCCTACCTGCTGATTGTCAGATTGGACCCTG CCTCTCCAGCGGCCTTGTCCTGGCTCCCCAGTCTCCAGCATTTCCTCAGGCTGATGTGGAACACTATGTTTGCTCCCTACTACAAGGCAAGGATTGGCAAGTGA